A stretch of the Leopardus geoffroyi isolate Oge1 chromosome B2, O.geoffroyi_Oge1_pat1.0, whole genome shotgun sequence genome encodes the following:
- the NRSN1 gene encoding neurensin-1 isoform X2, which yields MSSCSNICGTKQAQAAPEGGHQRYGVRSYLHQFYEDCTTSIWEYEDDFQIQRSPNRWSSVFWKVGLISGTVFVILGLTVLAAGFLVPPKIEAFGEADFVVVDTHAVQFNSALDVCKLAGAVLFCLGGTSMAGCLLMSVFAKSYSQEEKFLQQKFKERIADIKAHAQPVTKAPGPGETKIPVTLSRVQNVQPVAAT from the exons ATGAGTTCTTGCAGCAACATCTGTGGCACCAAGCAAGCACAGGCCGCTCCTGAGGGCGGGCACCAGCGCTACGGAGTCCGGTCCTACCTGCACCAGTTTTATGAGGACTGTACCACCTCGATCTGGGAGTATGAGGATGATTTCCAGATCCAGAGATCACCTAACAGGTGGAGCTCAGTATTCTGGAAG GTCGGACTCATCTCCGGCACGGTCTTCGTGATCCTTGGACTGACTGTCCTGGCGGCGGGCTTTCTCGTGCCCCCCAAGATCGAAGCCTTCGGCGAAGCTGATTTTGTGGTGGTCGACACCCATGCTGTCCAGTTTAACAGCGCTCTTGACGTGTGCAAGCTGGCGGGGGCCGTTCTCTTCTGCCTCGGGGGCACGTCCATGGCAGGGTGCCTGCTGATGTCGGTGTTCGCCAAGAGCTACTCCCAAGAAGAAAAGTTCCTGCAGCAGAAGTTTAAAGAGCGAATTGCAGACATCAAGGCCCACGCCCAGCCCGTCACAAAAGCTCCGGGCCCGGGGGAAACCAAGATTCCGGTCACTTTGTCCAGGGTTCAAAATGTGCAGCCTGTCGCGGCAACCTGA
- the NRSN1 gene encoding neurensin-1 isoform X1 produces the protein MLSFQLGRMSSCSNICGTKQAQAAPEGGHQRYGVRSYLHQFYEDCTTSIWEYEDDFQIQRSPNRWSSVFWKVGLISGTVFVILGLTVLAAGFLVPPKIEAFGEADFVVVDTHAVQFNSALDVCKLAGAVLFCLGGTSMAGCLLMSVFAKSYSQEEKFLQQKFKERIADIKAHAQPVTKAPGPGETKIPVTLSRVQNVQPVAAT, from the exons ATGTTGTCATTCCAGCTGGGAAGGATGAGTTCTTGCAGCAACATCTGTGGCACCAAGCAAGCACAGGCCGCTCCTGAGGGCGGGCACCAGCGCTACGGAGTCCGGTCCTACCTGCACCAGTTTTATGAGGACTGTACCACCTCGATCTGGGAGTATGAGGATGATTTCCAGATCCAGAGATCACCTAACAGGTGGAGCTCAGTATTCTGGAAG GTCGGACTCATCTCCGGCACGGTCTTCGTGATCCTTGGACTGACTGTCCTGGCGGCGGGCTTTCTCGTGCCCCCCAAGATCGAAGCCTTCGGCGAAGCTGATTTTGTGGTGGTCGACACCCATGCTGTCCAGTTTAACAGCGCTCTTGACGTGTGCAAGCTGGCGGGGGCCGTTCTCTTCTGCCTCGGGGGCACGTCCATGGCAGGGTGCCTGCTGATGTCGGTGTTCGCCAAGAGCTACTCCCAAGAAGAAAAGTTCCTGCAGCAGAAGTTTAAAGAGCGAATTGCAGACATCAAGGCCCACGCCCAGCCCGTCACAAAAGCTCCGGGCCCGGGGGAAACCAAGATTCCGGTCACTTTGTCCAGGGTTCAAAATGTGCAGCCTGTCGCGGCAACCTGA